One Gemmatimonadota bacterium DNA window includes the following coding sequences:
- a CDS encoding peptidase M19, with protein sequence MNCIDTPRAARYRFPMLIFDGDYPMAYGGVELNRDLTLPLAEMRAADGDSGNVAFACLPEMRRGRVAAALMKFCVRRKRENSILSGLRGSAAVYGAARGQVAYYHMLAEQGEGVVLTHGQALARHMEGWEQAEDTAELPVGFILGMEGADPILRPDQVHEWFEYGVRVVSLTHYGPSTYAHGTGSEGGLFAPAGDLLREMSACGMLLDLTHISDESFFEAVDRYEGPVLASHQNCRALVPGQRQFSDEQLRIVIERGGVIGASMDTWMLCPWYTLDWADTGRFNRRDHYRREDITLNHVADHIDHVCQLAGNSGHAAIGGDTDGQGGIDGAPCEVDSIADYQLLAPILEDRGYARDDIEKIMYRNWVRFYTDHLPKNG encoded by the coding sequence GTGAATTGTATTGACACCCCACGGGCCGCCCGGTATCGTTTTCCCATGCTCATCTTCGACGGTGACTATCCCATGGCATACGGCGGCGTAGAGCTCAACCGGGACCTTACACTGCCCCTGGCCGAGATGCGTGCGGCCGATGGAGATTCGGGCAACGTGGCCTTCGCGTGCCTGCCCGAGATGCGGCGGGGCCGGGTGGCGGCTGCGCTCATGAAGTTCTGCGTACGTCGAAAACGGGAAAACAGCATACTGTCCGGTCTCCGCGGGAGCGCGGCGGTGTATGGGGCGGCCCGCGGCCAGGTAGCCTACTACCATATGCTGGCGGAACAGGGGGAAGGCGTCGTACTCACGCACGGGCAAGCCCTGGCCCGCCATATGGAAGGCTGGGAGCAGGCGGAGGATACCGCTGAGCTGCCCGTGGGATTCATCCTCGGCATGGAAGGCGCCGATCCCATCCTCAGGCCGGACCAGGTACACGAATGGTTCGAATACGGCGTCCGCGTGGTAAGCCTGACCCACTACGGCCCGAGCACCTACGCCCATGGCACGGGTTCGGAGGGCGGCCTGTTCGCGCCCGCGGGAGACCTGCTGCGGGAGATGTCCGCCTGTGGCATGTTGCTCGACCTCACCCACATTTCGGACGAGAGTTTCTTCGAGGCCGTGGATCGGTATGAGGGACCGGTGCTGGCCAGCCACCAGAACTGCCGCGCCCTCGTGCCCGGCCAGCGCCAGTTCTCCGACGAGCAACTTCGGATCGTCATCGAACGGGGCGGCGTCATCGGCGCGTCCATGGATACCTGGATGCTCTGTCCGTGGTACACCCTCGACTGGGCGGACACCGGGAGATTCAACCGCCGGGACCACTACCGGCGCGAGGACATTACGCTGAACCACGTGGCCGATCATATCGATCACGTGTGCCAGCTGGCTGGCAATTCCGGCCATGCGGCGATCGGCGGCGATACCGACGGGCAGGGCGGCATTGACGGAGCCCCTTGCGAAGTCGATTCCATCGCGGATTACCAGTTGCTGGCCCCCATACTTGAAGACCGGGGCTACGCCCGGGATGATATCGAGAAGATCATGTATCGGAACTGGGTGCGATTCTATACGGACCACCTGCCGAAGAACGGCTGA